One window from the genome of Streptomyces sp. NBC_00287 encodes:
- the murJ gene encoding murein biosynthesis integral membrane protein MurJ, whose translation MNAPYDGDRGQGAGSSGYPEGPPPEHGQVPSQPPADMYLQDAYDQDPYRAQDLSAQDPVAEALYDRAAHPPPPPGTYAPQQPLYAQPQQSPYAPDPNVWAQTPAPEPDGATQYLPYGDDPRTTQYVGVDDLVTHSSDERHEPDAFAHLFRDQQQGGRPPYEQPSVPGPAAEPGQYQQPQTPAAPPADATMNLGTAPVPPPASPASAAPAKQGGKAGGLLKSSAVMAAGTMVSRLTGFIRSAMIVSALGVGLLGDTFQVAYQLPTMIYILTVGGGLNSVFVPQLVRAMKDDEDGGEAYANRLLTLVMVALATLTALAMFAAPLLVRALSTPVANNAAANDVAVTFTRFFLPSIFFMGVHVVMGQILNARGRFGAMMWTPVLNNIVIIVTLGMFLWVYGTAERSGMAVTSIPPEGQRLLGIGVLLGLVVQALAMIPYLRETGFRLRLRFDWKGHGLGKAAMLAKWTILFVLANQAGALVVTQLSTAAGIDADVDGTGFAAYANAQLIWGLPQAIITVSLMAALLPRLSRSAAEGDRGAVRDDISQGLRTTAVAIVPIAFGFVALGIPMCTLMFGTSGTSEATNMGYMLMAFGLGLIPYSVQYVVLRAFYAYEDTRTPFYNTVIVAAVNAIASAVCFFVIPARWAVVGMAASYGLAYAIGVGVAWARLRRKLGGDLDGARVMRTYARLAIASIPAALLSGAACYGIAQSLGQGVVGSFAALLAGGAVLLGMFFVFARKMRIEELNSLVGMVRGRLGR comes from the coding sequence ATGAACGCGCCGTACGACGGTGACCGCGGCCAGGGCGCGGGCAGCTCGGGCTACCCCGAAGGCCCGCCGCCCGAGCACGGCCAGGTGCCGTCGCAGCCCCCCGCGGACATGTACCTCCAGGACGCCTACGACCAGGACCCCTACCGCGCCCAGGACCTCTCGGCCCAGGACCCGGTCGCCGAGGCGCTCTACGACCGCGCCGCGCACCCTCCGCCCCCTCCGGGCACGTACGCGCCGCAGCAGCCGTTGTACGCCCAGCCTCAGCAGTCGCCGTACGCCCCCGACCCGAATGTGTGGGCCCAGACCCCGGCGCCCGAGCCGGACGGCGCCACCCAGTACCTGCCCTACGGCGACGACCCGCGCACCACGCAGTACGTGGGCGTCGACGACCTGGTCACCCATTCCTCCGACGAGCGCCACGAGCCCGACGCCTTCGCGCACCTGTTCAGGGACCAGCAGCAGGGCGGTCGCCCGCCCTACGAGCAGCCGTCGGTGCCGGGCCCGGCAGCGGAGCCCGGGCAGTACCAGCAGCCGCAGACGCCCGCCGCACCCCCGGCCGACGCGACCATGAACCTCGGCACCGCACCCGTACCGCCCCCGGCCTCACCGGCTTCCGCGGCTCCCGCCAAGCAGGGCGGGAAGGCCGGAGGCCTGCTGAAGTCGAGCGCGGTGATGGCGGCGGGCACGATGGTGTCCCGGCTGACCGGGTTCATTCGCTCGGCGATGATCGTGTCGGCCCTCGGTGTGGGTCTGCTCGGCGACACCTTCCAGGTCGCCTACCAGCTGCCGACGATGATCTACATCCTGACCGTCGGCGGCGGCCTCAACTCCGTCTTCGTGCCGCAGCTGGTGCGCGCGATGAAGGACGACGAGGACGGCGGTGAGGCGTACGCGAACCGTCTGCTGACCCTGGTGATGGTGGCGCTCGCCACTCTCACCGCACTCGCGATGTTCGCCGCGCCGCTCCTGGTCCGCGCGCTGTCCACCCCCGTCGCCAACAACGCCGCCGCCAACGACGTGGCGGTCACCTTCACCCGCTTCTTCCTGCCCTCGATCTTCTTCATGGGCGTCCATGTGGTGATGGGTCAGATCCTCAACGCGCGCGGCAGGTTCGGCGCGATGATGTGGACGCCGGTCCTGAACAACATCGTCATCATCGTGACGCTCGGGATGTTCCTCTGGGTGTACGGCACCGCGGAGCGCTCCGGCATGGCGGTCACCAGCATCCCGCCCGAGGGCCAGCGACTTCTCGGCATCGGTGTGCTGCTCGGCCTGGTCGTACAGGCCCTGGCGATGATCCCGTACCTGCGCGAGACGGGCTTCCGGCTGCGGCTGCGCTTCGACTGGAAGGGTCACGGCCTCGGCAAGGCGGCCATGCTCGCCAAGTGGACGATCCTGTTCGTCCTGGCCAACCAGGCGGGTGCGCTCGTCGTCACCCAGCTGTCCACCGCCGCAGGCATCGACGCCGACGTCGACGGAACCGGCTTCGCCGCCTACGCCAACGCCCAGCTGATCTGGGGTCTGCCGCAGGCCATCATCACCGTCTCGCTGATGGCCGCCCTGCTGCCGCGGCTCTCGCGCTCGGCGGCCGAGGGCGACCGCGGCGCCGTCCGGGACGACATCTCCCAGGGCCTGCGGACAACAGCGGTCGCGATCGTCCCCATCGCCTTCGGATTCGTGGCCCTGGGCATCCCGATGTGCACGCTGATGTTCGGCACCTCGGGCACCAGCGAGGCCACCAACATGGGCTACATGCTGATGGCCTTCGGCCTCGGCCTCATCCCGTACTCCGTGCAGTACGTGGTGCTGCGCGCCTTCTACGCCTACGAGGACACCCGAACTCCCTTCTACAACACGGTCATCGTGGCGGCCGTCAACGCCATCGCCTCGGCCGTCTGCTTCTTCGTCATCCCGGCCCGCTGGGCCGTCGTCGGCATGGCCGCCTCGTACGGCCTGGCCTACGCGATCGGCGTCGGCGTCGCCTGGGCCCGACTGCGCAGGAAGCTGGGCGGCGACCTGGACGGTGCGCGGGTGATGCGTACGTACGCGAGGCTCGCCATCGCCTCGATCCCGGCCGCGCTGCTGAGCGGCGCGGCCTGCTACGGCATCGCCCAGAGCCTCGGCCAGGGCGTCGTCGGCTCCTTCGCCGCCCTCCTGGCGGGTGGCGCCGTGCTGCTCGGGATGTTCTTCGTCTTCGCCCGCAAGATGCGCATCGAGGAGTTGAACTCGCTGGTCGGGATGGTCCGCGGGCGTCTGGGGCGCTGA
- a CDS encoding DUF6049 family protein, with amino-acid sequence MAEAADFQGTTPSPARRWLRRTGAVLAGAPLLAGLLQLSAAAPAEAATGSETVAVAVDSLTPSVPTDGDTLTVSGTVTNNGKQAVTDAQVDLRVGQELTTRSGIDTAAKTTGYQQGTDGTPVGGKYIEKFSKLTPGVSESFSISVPVDDLDLGGNGIYQFAVSLSGETSAQPWPQVLGVQRTFLPWQPDGADTQTKTTVLWPLISSAHMTAQTGSNESQTPVFRDNDLAKELAPGGRLEQMVSLGKDLDVTWVVDPDLLASVDAMTRSYRVQGENDTTTAGTRADQELAKRWLAALQGAVADNEVVALPFADPDLASLAHNGTAVTGSLGHLKEATDVAADTVDSILHVEPTTDFAWPVDGAVDPSIVKVATSAGADKVIARSDSLEETAGLTYTPSAARPIGGGTTAVVADARLSTLFRGDMTRASTSTLAVQRFLAQSLALNLQTDKQRSIVVAPQRMPTAGQARALAEAVTALEGGGWTESQDLTEAATAKPDPGATTKVPSASDYPSALRKQELQRSAFEQIAATQDKLDKFKVILSDESRVVTPFGRAMNREMSTSWRGRGTEAAVYRNDVETYLQSLADQVTLIEKSETKLSGRSATIPVTVQNNLVQGVDNLVLRLTSTSPRRLKIGGGAYDEQPVTVSGGHAQTVKFTTSAEANGQAEVIAQLYTEDGQKYGDRVKFDVKVTEFTATVMLVIGGGFLLLVLAGLRMYTQRKRAARAAEENGPDTSGETADGPENPEGPDDRPTEESGSGAGAADPEQPSDPSPDTPAESADPSGTGERVDR; translated from the coding sequence GTGGCCGAGGCGGCAGACTTCCAGGGGACGACTCCCTCACCTGCCCGTCGGTGGCTGCGGCGCACCGGGGCAGTGCTCGCCGGCGCCCCCCTGCTGGCGGGGCTGCTCCAGCTGTCCGCCGCGGCTCCCGCCGAGGCCGCCACCGGCTCCGAGACGGTCGCCGTGGCTGTTGACTCCCTCACTCCGAGCGTGCCCACGGACGGCGACACGCTGACGGTGTCCGGCACGGTGACGAACAACGGCAAGCAGGCGGTCACCGACGCCCAGGTGGACCTGCGCGTGGGCCAGGAGCTGACCACCCGCTCCGGCATCGACACCGCCGCCAAGACCACCGGCTACCAGCAGGGCACCGACGGGACGCCGGTCGGCGGGAAGTACATCGAGAAGTTCTCCAAGCTCACTCCGGGCGTCTCCGAGTCCTTCAGCATCTCCGTACCGGTCGACGACCTGGACCTGGGCGGCAACGGGATCTACCAGTTCGCGGTCTCCCTGTCCGGCGAGACCTCCGCACAGCCGTGGCCCCAGGTGCTCGGCGTCCAGCGGACCTTCCTGCCGTGGCAGCCGGACGGAGCCGACACGCAGACGAAGACGACGGTGCTGTGGCCGCTGATCTCCAGCGCCCACATGACCGCGCAGACGGGGTCGAACGAGTCGCAGACGCCGGTCTTCCGTGACAACGACCTCGCCAAGGAGCTCGCGCCGGGCGGCCGCCTGGAGCAGATGGTCTCCCTCGGCAAAGACCTCGACGTGACCTGGGTGGTCGACCCGGACCTGCTGGCCTCCGTCGACGCCATGACGCGCAGCTACCGCGTCCAGGGTGAGAACGACACCACCACCGCCGGCACCCGCGCCGATCAGGAGCTCGCCAAGCGGTGGCTCGCCGCGCTGCAGGGCGCGGTGGCGGACAACGAGGTCGTCGCGCTGCCCTTCGCCGACCCCGACCTGGCCTCCCTCGCCCACAACGGAACGGCCGTCACCGGCTCGCTGGGCCACCTCAAGGAAGCGACCGACGTCGCCGCCGACACCGTCGACTCGATCCTCCACGTGGAGCCGACCACCGACTTCGCCTGGCCCGTGGACGGCGCCGTGGACCCGTCGATCGTGAAGGTCGCCACATCCGCCGGCGCGGACAAGGTGATCGCGCGCAGCGACAGCCTGGAGGAGACGGCAGGCCTGACCTACACACCCTCCGCGGCCCGCCCCATCGGCGGCGGTACGACGGCGGTGGTCGCGGACGCCCGGCTGTCCACGCTCTTCCGGGGCGACATGACGAGGGCGTCCACCTCGACGCTCGCCGTCCAGAGGTTCCTGGCCCAGAGCCTGGCGCTCAATCTCCAGACCGACAAGCAGCGCAGCATCGTCGTTGCCCCGCAGCGCATGCCGACGGCCGGCCAGGCCCGGGCGCTGGCGGAGGCGGTGACGGCCCTCGAGGGCGGCGGCTGGACCGAGTCCCAGGACCTCACCGAGGCCGCCACGGCCAAGCCCGACCCGGGCGCGACCACCAAGGTCCCGTCGGCGTCCGACTACCCCTCCGCGCTGCGCAAGCAAGAGCTCCAGCGGTCGGCGTTCGAGCAGATCGCGGCCACCCAGGACAAGCTCGACAAGTTCAAGGTGATCCTCAGCGACGAGTCCCGGGTCGTGACCCCCTTCGGTCGCGCCATGAACCGCGAGATGTCCACGTCGTGGCGCGGCCGCGGCACCGAGGCGGCCGTCTACCGCAACGACGTGGAGACCTACCTGCAGTCCCTGGCCGACCAGGTCACCCTCATCGAGAAGTCGGAGACCAAGCTCTCCGGCCGCAGCGCCACGATCCCCGTGACCGTGCAGAACAACCTGGTCCAGGGCGTCGACAACCTGGTGCTGCGGCTCACCTCGACCAGCCCGAGGCGCCTGAAGATCGGCGGCGGCGCCTATGACGAGCAGCCGGTCACGGTCTCCGGCGGGCACGCCCAGACGGTGAAGTTCACCACCTCCGCCGAGGCCAACGGCCAGGCCGAGGTGATCGCCCAGCTCTACACGGAGGACGGGCAGAAATACGGCGACCGGGTCAAGTTCGATGTGAAGGTCACCGAGTTCACCGCCACCGTGATGCTGGTCATCGGCGGCGGCTTCCTTCTCCTCGTCCTCGCCGGCCTCCGGATGTACACGCAGCGCAAGCGCGCCGCCCGGGCGGCCGAGGAGAACGGCCCCGACACCTCGGGCGAGACCGCCGACGGTCCGGAGAACCCCGAGGGCCCCGACGACCGTCCTACGGAGGAGTCCGGATCCGGTGCCGGGGCAGCCGACCCGGAGCAGCCGAGTGACCCGTCACCGGACACCCCAGCGGAAAGCGCCGACCCGTCCGGCACGGGTGAGAGAGTGGACCGTTGA
- a CDS encoding LppU/SCO3897 family protein codes for MTTPPPQGQNPFAQGQNPYAQQPQGQAPYPQQPGFPQQGAAPYAPVPPEQPRRKLSFKTIKNVVIGVAVVSVVIGGYIASRDDANTAKVGDCMSISDPDSTTDPGLEVVDCSDSSAKYKVAEKKEGTTESCDRTKYSEYTETGGSDDFTLCLSDYSPK; via the coding sequence GTGACCACTCCGCCGCCCCAGGGCCAGAACCCGTTCGCTCAGGGCCAGAACCCGTATGCCCAGCAGCCCCAGGGCCAGGCTCCGTACCCGCAGCAGCCGGGCTTCCCGCAGCAGGGTGCGGCCCCGTACGCCCCGGTCCCGCCGGAGCAGCCCCGCCGCAAGCTCAGCTTCAAGACGATCAAGAACGTCGTCATTGGCGTTGCTGTGGTCTCCGTTGTCATCGGCGGCTACATAGCCAGCCGGGACGACGCCAACACGGCGAAGGTCGGCGACTGCATGAGCATCTCCGACCCGGACAGCACTACCGACCCGGGCCTGGAGGTCGTGGACTGCAGCGACTCCAGCGCCAAGTACAAGGTCGCGGAGAAGAAGGAGGGCACGACGGAGTCGTGTGACCGCACCAAGTACTCGGAGTACACGGAGACCGGGGGCAGCGACGACTTCACGCTCTGCCTCTCGGACTACAGTCCCAAGTAG
- a CDS encoding protein kinase family protein: MAERSTAAVDVADNSGDEPLTAQADQSTADGVAKNRERDTDTDEAQGSGGTEGSGKASPPELHSGHKLARRYRLEECVTRLDGFSSWRAVDEKLRRAVGVHILPADHSRARSVLAAARSSALLGDPRFVQVLDAVEENDLVYVVHEWLPDATELTTLLSSGPLEPYDGYQMVAQVASAMAAAHREGLAHLRLNPNAVLRTSSGQWRIRGLAVNAALRGISSDTPQRTDTESIGALLYAALTQRWPYENDAYGLSGLPKDVGLIAPDQVRAGVHRGLSELSMRALVNDGATASRHEAACTTPEELVKAISEMPRIRPPEPAFTAPPEYQRTTYQQGTYGRQSPHPGATQPVPAPPPPLQSRTGRALKWAVSALLIAALGLGSWQLADALMEHGNPSGESEQTQTTDGDDKSPNKPSAGKPVAIQEAHAFDPYGDDGSEYPEDVDKVYDADPKSYWQTSYYEGANFGNLKSGVGVILDLGKAQKVGNVAVSFMGSTSVELLAASGDDGVMPTSYEGYTKVAEGSGTTVTLKPDKNLNSRYLLVWLTELPIQADDGKWRGRVMDIKVTS, translated from the coding sequence GTGGCGGAACGGAGCACGGCTGCCGTCGACGTGGCAGACAACAGCGGCGACGAGCCGCTGACCGCACAGGCGGACCAGTCCACGGCCGACGGGGTGGCCAAGAATCGGGAGCGGGACACGGACACCGACGAGGCACAGGGGAGTGGCGGGACCGAGGGTTCCGGGAAGGCCTCACCACCCGAACTGCACAGCGGCCACAAACTCGCCAGACGCTACCGGCTGGAGGAGTGCGTCACCCGTCTGGACGGTTTCAGCAGTTGGCGTGCGGTGGACGAGAAGCTGCGGCGCGCCGTCGGCGTCCACATCCTGCCGGCGGACCACTCACGGGCCCGCTCCGTACTGGCTGCCGCCCGCTCCTCCGCGCTGCTCGGCGACCCCCGTTTCGTCCAGGTGCTCGACGCCGTCGAGGAGAACGACCTCGTCTACGTCGTCCACGAGTGGCTGCCCGACGCCACCGAGCTGACCACGCTGTTGTCCTCGGGCCCGCTGGAGCCGTACGACGGCTACCAGATGGTCGCCCAGGTCGCCTCCGCCATGGCCGCCGCGCACCGTGAGGGCCTCGCCCATCTGCGGCTGAACCCCAACGCGGTGCTGCGCACGTCGAGCGGGCAGTGGCGCATCCGCGGACTGGCCGTCAACGCCGCGCTGCGCGGCATCAGTTCGGACACCCCGCAGCGCACCGACACGGAGTCGATCGGCGCCCTGCTGTACGCGGCGCTCACCCAGCGCTGGCCGTACGAGAACGACGCCTACGGTCTGTCCGGGCTGCCCAAGGACGTCGGCCTGATCGCCCCCGACCAGGTACGGGCCGGTGTCCACCGCGGTCTGTCCGAGCTGTCCATGCGCGCGCTCGTCAACGACGGCGCGACCGCCTCCCGGCACGAGGCCGCGTGCACGACGCCGGAGGAGCTGGTGAAGGCGATCAGCGAGATGCCCCGCATCCGCCCGCCGGAGCCGGCGTTCACCGCACCGCCGGAGTACCAGCGCACGACGTACCAGCAGGGCACCTACGGCCGCCAGTCCCCGCACCCGGGCGCCACCCAGCCGGTCCCCGCCCCGCCGCCCCCGCTGCAGAGCCGCACGGGCAGGGCGCTGAAGTGGGCCGTCTCGGCCCTCCTCATCGCCGCCCTGGGCCTGGGCAGCTGGCAACTGGCGGACGCCCTCATGGAGCACGGCAATCCGTCGGGCGAATCGGAGCAGACGCAGACGACGGACGGGGACGACAAGAGCCCGAACAAGCCGTCGGCAGGCAAGCCGGTCGCCATCCAGGAAGCCCATGCCTTCGACCCGTACGGCGACGACGGTTCGGAGTACCCGGAAGACGTGGACAAGGTCTACGACGCCGACCCGAAGTCGTACTGGCAGACGAGCTACTACGAGGGCGCCAACTTCGGAAACCTGAAGTCGGGCGTCGGCGTCATCCTCGACCTCGGCAAGGCCCAGAAGGTCGGCAACGTGGCGGTCAGCTTCATGGGGAGTACGTCCGTCGAACTCCTTGCCGCTTCCGGTGACGACGGTGTGATGCCGACGTCGTACGAGGGCTACACCAAGGTCGCCGAGGGTTCGGGCACGACGGTGACGCTCAAGCCGGACAAGAACCTCAACTCCCGTTACCTGCTGGTGTGGCTGACCGAGCTGCCGATACAGGCCGACGACGGCAAGTGGCGCGGCAGGGTCATGGACATCAAGGTGACCAGCTGA
- the sigM gene encoding RNA polymerase sigma factor SigM, with protein sequence MSDHDLLARHVEGDPEAFAELVRRHRDRLWAVALRTLGDREEAADAVQDALVSAYRAAHTFRGQSAVTTWLHRITVNACLDRARKAASRKTSPVDDTERLEQLLEPHESAAAPAERNDLHRQLLEALGTLPPDQRAALVLVDMQGYPVAEAARILDVPTGTVKSRCARGRARLLPLLSHLRPENAGGGKKPSERRNRTEGTSVPPAAGPGAAGPGDAGPSDSAAVKGGGGRA encoded by the coding sequence ATGAGCGATCACGATCTCCTCGCTCGCCATGTCGAGGGCGACCCCGAAGCCTTCGCCGAGCTCGTACGGCGGCACCGGGACCGGCTGTGGGCCGTGGCCCTGCGCACCCTGGGCGACCGCGAGGAGGCCGCTGACGCCGTCCAGGACGCGCTGGTCTCCGCCTACCGTGCCGCCCACACCTTCCGTGGCCAGTCGGCCGTCACGACCTGGCTGCACCGGATCACGGTGAACGCCTGCCTCGACCGGGCCCGTAAAGCTGCCTCCCGGAAGACGTCCCCTGTCGATGACACCGAGCGGCTGGAGCAGCTCCTGGAGCCGCACGAGTCGGCTGCGGCACCGGCGGAGCGGAACGATCTGCATCGGCAGTTGCTGGAAGCCCTCGGCACGCTTCCGCCCGATCAGCGGGCCGCCCTCGTCCTCGTGGACATGCAGGGGTATCCCGTCGCCGAGGCCGCCCGGATCCTCGATGTCCCCACCGGCACCGTGAAGAGCCGGTGCGCGCGGGGCAGAGCCAGACTGCTGCCGCTCCTCAGTCATCTGCGGCCGGAAAACGCCGGTGGCGGCAAGAAGCCGAGCGAGCGGCGGAACCGCACGGAGGGGACATCCGTCCCACCGGCAGCGGGACCAGGTGCCGCAGGTCCGGGCGATGCCGGGCCAAGTGATTCAGCTGCTGTGAAGGGCGGAGGTGGGCGAGCGTGA
- a CDS encoding CCA tRNA nucleotidyltransferase, whose amino-acid sequence MPNANEDNLSVLSQVQHRAVSELLRVAPVADDLARRFQEAGFSLALVGGSVRDALLGRLGNDLDFTTDARPEDVLKIVRPWADAVWEVGIAFGTVGVQKDGYQIEVTTYRSEAYDRTSRKPEVSYGDSIEQDLVRRDFTVNAMAVALPEKEFIDPHGGLGDLAERVLRTPGTPEESFSDDPLRMMRAARFAAQLDFEVAPEVVTAMNEMSERIEIVSAERVRDELNKLILSANPRKGLTLLVDTGLADHVLPELPALRLESDEHHRHKDVYEHSLIVLEQAMALEENGPDLTLRLAALLHDIGKPRTRRFESDGRVSFHHHEVVGAKMTKKRMTALKYSNDLVKDVARLVELHLRFHGYGTGEWTDSAVRRYVRDAGPLLDRLHKLTRSDCTTRNKRKAAALSRAYDGLEDRIAQLQEREELDSIRPDLDGNDIMQILGVGPGPVVGRAYKHMLELRLENGPMEHDAAVTALKEWWAAEEQS is encoded by the coding sequence GTGCCGAACGCCAACGAAGACAACCTCAGTGTCCTGAGTCAGGTGCAGCACCGCGCGGTGAGTGAACTGCTGCGGGTCGCGCCTGTCGCCGACGACCTTGCCCGCCGTTTCCAGGAGGCCGGGTTCTCACTCGCCCTGGTCGGCGGGTCGGTACGGGACGCGTTGCTCGGCCGGCTCGGCAACGACCTCGACTTCACGACCGACGCCCGGCCCGAGGACGTCCTCAAGATCGTGCGCCCGTGGGCGGACGCCGTGTGGGAGGTCGGGATCGCCTTCGGCACGGTGGGTGTCCAGAAGGACGGCTACCAGATCGAGGTCACGACCTACCGGTCCGAGGCGTACGACCGGACCTCGCGCAAGCCCGAGGTGTCGTACGGCGACTCCATCGAGCAGGACCTGGTCCGCCGTGACTTCACGGTGAACGCGATGGCCGTCGCGCTGCCGGAGAAGGAGTTCATCGACCCGCACGGCGGGCTCGGCGACCTCGCGGAGCGTGTGCTGCGCACCCCGGGCACTCCCGAGGAGTCCTTCTCCGACGATCCGCTGCGGATGATGCGGGCCGCGCGGTTCGCTGCGCAGCTCGATTTCGAGGTGGCTCCCGAGGTCGTCACGGCCATGAACGAGATGTCCGAGCGGATCGAGATCGTCTCGGCGGAGCGGGTGCGGGACGAGCTGAACAAGTTGATCCTGTCCGCGAACCCGCGCAAGGGTCTGACGCTCCTCGTCGACACCGGTCTCGCCGATCATGTCCTGCCCGAGCTGCCGGCCCTGCGGCTGGAGAGTGACGAGCACCACCGGCACAAGGACGTCTACGAGCACTCGCTGATCGTCCTGGAGCAGGCGATGGCCCTGGAGGAGAACGGCCCCGACCTCACCCTCCGGCTGGCCGCGCTGCTGCACGACATCGGCAAGCCGCGCACCCGGCGGTTCGAGAGTGACGGCCGGGTCTCGTTCCACCACCACGAGGTGGTCGGCGCGAAGATGACCAAGAAGCGCATGACGGCCCTGAAGTACTCCAACGATCTGGTGAAGGACGTCGCGCGGCTGGTCGAACTCCATCTGCGCTTCCACGGCTACGGCACCGGGGAGTGGACGGACTCCGCGGTCCGCCGCTATGTCCGGGACGCGGGTCCGCTGCTCGACCGTCTGCACAAGCTGACCCGCTCGGACTGCACGACCCGCAACAAGCGCAAGGCGGCCGCGCTGTCCCGGGCGTACGACGGTCTGGAGGACCGCATCGCCCAGCTCCAGGAGCGGGAGGAGCTGGACTCGATCCGCCCGGATCTCGACGGCAACGACATCATGCAGATCCTTGGCGTCGGCCCGGGCCCGGTCGTCGGTCGTGCGTACAAGCACATGCTGGAGCTGCGGCTGGAGAACGGCCCGATGGAGCACGACGCCGCGGTGACCGCCCTCAAGGAGTGGTGGGCCGCGGAGGAGCAGAGCTGA
- a CDS encoding MFS transporter translates to MSVARDLRILLRFGNFRRLLALRVLSQGADGVYQVALATYVVFSPERQTSAAAIASAMAVLLLPYSLVGPFAGVLLDRWRRRQVFLYGSLLRALLATATAVLMLSPVPDWLFYISALCVTAVNRFVLSGLSAALPRVVDEERLVMANSLSPTAGTLAATVGGGLAFVVRLLVADSDAAVVLLGAALYLCAALASLRMSRELLGPDPELVQPGLRTAIAGTARDLGAGVRHLATPARREAAWALATMTLMRFCYGALLVMLLMLCRYSFSTTTDDGLALLGVALGVSGAGFFAAAVLTPWAARRLGPGRWIVVCAGVAAVLEPALGLPFATVPMLVAAFVLGLTTQGAKIATDTIVQSSVEDGFRGRVFSFYDVLFNVAFVGAAGVAALMLPPDGRSVPLVVTVAVIYGAVAVAMARFERR, encoded by the coding sequence ATGTCCGTCGCCCGCGACCTGCGCATCCTGCTGCGCTTCGGCAACTTCAGGCGTCTGCTCGCCCTCCGGGTGCTCTCCCAGGGCGCCGACGGCGTCTATCAGGTCGCGCTCGCCACCTACGTCGTCTTCTCCCCCGAGAGGCAGACCTCGGCCGCCGCGATCGCCTCCGCGATGGCGGTCCTGCTGCTGCCGTACTCCCTCGTCGGTCCCTTCGCCGGCGTCCTCCTCGACCGCTGGCGGCGTCGCCAGGTCTTCCTCTACGGCAGCCTGCTGCGCGCCCTGTTGGCGACGGCGACGGCCGTGCTGATGCTCAGCCCCGTCCCGGACTGGCTCTTCTACATCTCCGCCCTGTGCGTCACCGCCGTCAACCGCTTCGTCCTCTCCGGCCTGTCCGCCGCCCTCCCGCGCGTGGTCGACGAGGAGCGGCTGGTGATGGCCAACTCCCTCTCCCCGACGGCCGGAACGCTCGCCGCGACCGTGGGCGGCGGCCTCGCCTTCGTCGTACGGCTGCTGGTGGCGGACTCCGACGCGGCCGTGGTGCTTCTCGGCGCGGCCCTGTACCTGTGCGCGGCGCTGGCCTCACTGCGGATGTCACGGGAACTGCTGGGCCCCGACCCCGAGTTGGTGCAGCCCGGACTGCGGACGGCGATCGCCGGCACAGCGCGCGATCTGGGGGCGGGCGTACGTCATCTGGCCACACCGGCCCGCCGGGAGGCAGCGTGGGCGCTCGCCACAATGACCCTGATGCGCTTCTGCTACGGCGCCCTGCTGGTGATGCTGCTGATGCTGTGCCGGTACTCCTTCTCCACGACCACGGACGACGGACTCGCCTTGCTGGGCGTGGCGTTGGGCGTCTCCGGCGCGGGCTTCTTCGCGGCGGCCGTGCTGACGCCCTGGGCGGCGCGCCGGCTCGGCCCCGGCCGCTGGATCGTGGTGTGCGCCGGCGTCGCGGCCGTACTGGAACCGGCGTTGGGGCTGCCGTTCGCCACCGTTCCCATGCTCGTCGCGGCGTTCGTCCTCGGGTTGACCACCCAGGGCGCGAAAATCGCCACCGACACGATCGTCCAGTCCTCGGTCGAGGACGGCTTCCGCGGCCGCGTCTTCTCCTTCTACGACGTCCTGTTCAACGTCGCCTTCGTCGGCGCCGCGGGAGTGGCGGCCCTGATGCTGCCGCCGGACGGCCGCTCGGTGCCGCTGGTGGTAACGGTCGCCGTTATCTACGGAGCGGTTGCGGTGGCTATGGCCCGCTTTGAACGCCGGTAA